A genomic window from Lujinxingia sediminis includes:
- a CDS encoding two-component system sensor histidine kinase NtrB, translating into MEISETDVTRYLSWVAGERDMEELFAQLATWVDGDGVDTLIDTLPARLAGRLGDGCVVVVDDALQESERVVRAWCGDGDAGTLRAWGEALLLEPYGGEDDVVDLSPRADEPWGMGLALRLDIGEGARAVLALLSWSRPFDATSRRLASRAARIAGATIKRARRTTRIGEALTYTQSHAAELEQRMALSRAAAHGLGEGMVTLDAAGRVQFANPSAARMLGLSVEAMQGRDFHSLVHPQRALWAEEGPCALELALASGADMRCHDDTFERADGSRVAVVYTVSPLPDAGGGRVVAMRDMSDYQKMHAHLLLTDRMVAVGTLASGIAHEINNPLSFVDANLRFSLRALRSATPAIDAVDAVDEALSEALDGVVRMRGIVDAMRAFSGGADDEVNWIDLEQCLKDALTISAGEIGQLATVRRVGDGLGQVRANTTRLMQVLVSVLLNVTHAFDARTERGEVVVRTRREPELVTVEIRDNGRGISAQHLRRIFDPFFTTSPVGSGTGLGLFVARSLVGELGGQLTCESVVGEGTCFTLHLPVQGRQRAR; encoded by the coding sequence ATGGAGATCAGTGAGACGGATGTCACACGCTATCTGAGCTGGGTGGCAGGGGAGCGCGATATGGAAGAGCTCTTCGCGCAGCTGGCGACGTGGGTGGATGGTGACGGGGTGGATACTCTCATCGACACGCTGCCGGCGCGCCTGGCCGGACGTCTGGGGGATGGGTGCGTGGTTGTTGTTGACGATGCGCTGCAGGAGAGCGAGCGCGTGGTTCGGGCGTGGTGCGGTGATGGCGATGCCGGAACGTTGCGGGCGTGGGGTGAGGCGCTGCTCCTGGAGCCCTACGGCGGGGAGGATGATGTTGTGGACCTTTCGCCGCGCGCAGATGAACCCTGGGGTATGGGTCTGGCTCTGCGCCTGGATATCGGTGAGGGCGCCAGGGCGGTGCTGGCGCTGCTGTCGTGGTCGCGTCCTTTTGATGCGACCTCGCGTCGGCTGGCCTCCCGGGCGGCTCGTATCGCCGGCGCTACGATCAAACGTGCGCGACGTACCACCAGGATCGGCGAAGCGCTGACCTACACTCAGTCGCATGCCGCTGAGCTGGAGCAACGCATGGCCCTGAGTCGTGCTGCGGCCCACGGCCTTGGCGAGGGGATGGTGACGCTTGACGCCGCCGGGCGAGTGCAGTTCGCCAACCCCAGCGCTGCCCGGATGCTGGGGCTGAGTGTGGAGGCGATGCAGGGGCGCGACTTTCACTCCCTGGTGCATCCGCAGCGCGCGCTCTGGGCCGAGGAGGGCCCCTGTGCCCTGGAGCTTGCGCTGGCCAGCGGTGCTGATATGCGCTGCCACGATGATACCTTTGAGCGGGCCGACGGCTCGCGTGTTGCCGTCGTCTATACCGTGAGTCCTCTACCGGACGCGGGGGGCGGGCGTGTCGTCGCGATGCGTGACATGAGCGATTATCAAAAGATGCACGCCCATCTCCTCCTCACCGATCGCATGGTTGCGGTGGGCACACTCGCCAGCGGGATTGCCCACGAGATCAACAATCCGCTCTCTTTTGTGGACGCCAACCTGCGATTTTCGTTGCGCGCGCTTCGCAGCGCGACCCCGGCGATCGATGCGGTCGATGCGGTCGATGAGGCGCTTTCCGAGGCGCTCGATGGCGTGGTGCGCATGCGGGGGATTGTTGACGCGATGCGCGCCTTCTCCGGCGGTGCTGACGACGAGGTGAACTGGATCGATCTGGAGCAATGCCTCAAGGACGCGTTGACGATCAGTGCCGGTGAGATTGGCCAGCTCGCTACGGTGCGGCGAGTGGGCGATGGGCTTGGTCAGGTGCGGGCGAATACCACGAGGCTCATGCAGGTCCTGGTCAGCGTGCTGCTGAACGTCACGCACGCCTTTGATGCGAGGACAGAGCGAGGTGAGGTGGTCGTACGCACGCGTCGCGAGCCCGAGCTGGTCACCGTTGAGATTCGCGATAACGGTCGCGGCATCTCCGCCCAGCACCTGCGAAGGATCTTTGATCCTTTCTTCACAACTTCGCCGGTGGGGAGCGGTACGGGGCTGGGGCTTTTTGTGGCCCGCAGCCTTGTTGGGGAGCTCGGCGGGCAACTGACGTGCGAGAGTGTGGTTGGCGAGGGGACCTGCTTTACGCTGCACTTGCCGGTGCAGGGGCGTCAGCGTGCTCGCTGA
- a CDS encoding alpha/beta fold hydrolase: MSTALTLSPSLHVVEELREGPLIIGLHGWGGSHHTFDPLREHLPPTRAFAACDWPGYGHSQAPADFTLDAIVEPVAGWLRDLRGRHPGPFIAVGSCSGALFGIELLRRHAGALDHLVMVEPFAFNPWYLKLFLIPGFGRLAYTSTFANPLGRWLTNRSLAAQSDEQPDMTTVAQTPTRTTLSYLRELDRMGNARRFTSVTTPLSLVHGERTFGALIRGIPIWQELFPCAQLDVVEGAGHLPLSEKPELLARLIEREATRTAAKVGRSAG, translated from the coding sequence ATGTCCACCGCCCTCACCCTCTCGCCATCGCTGCACGTCGTAGAAGAACTGCGTGAAGGCCCGCTTATCATCGGCCTGCACGGCTGGGGCGGAAGCCACCACACCTTCGATCCGCTGCGCGAGCACCTCCCCCCCACCCGCGCCTTCGCCGCCTGCGACTGGCCCGGCTACGGCCACTCGCAAGCCCCGGCCGACTTCACGCTCGATGCCATCGTGGAGCCGGTGGCCGGATGGCTGCGCGATCTTCGAGGCCGCCACCCCGGCCCCTTCATCGCCGTAGGAAGTTGCAGTGGCGCTCTCTTTGGCATTGAGCTTCTGCGCCGCCACGCCGGCGCGCTTGACCACCTCGTGATGGTCGAGCCCTTTGCGTTTAACCCCTGGTATCTGAAGCTCTTTCTCATCCCCGGATTCGGTCGCCTGGCCTACACCTCGACCTTTGCCAACCCTCTGGGGCGATGGCTCACCAACCGCTCGCTCGCTGCGCAGAGCGACGAGCAGCCGGACATGACCACCGTCGCCCAAACACCGACCCGCACCACACTTTCGTACCTGCGCGAGCTCGATCGAATGGGCAACGCACGCCGCTTCACCTCGGTCACCACCCCCTTAAGCCTCGTGCATGGCGAGCGCACCTTCGGGGCGCTGATCCGCGGGATTCCGATCTGGCAGGAGCTCTTCCCCTGTGCCCAGCTCGATGTGGTGGAGGGGGCCGGACACCTGCCCTTGAGCGAGAAACCGGAGCTATTGGCGCGGCTGATCGAACGGGAGGCCACACGAACGGCGGCAAAGGTCGGTCGGAGCGCGGGGTGA
- a CDS encoding BREX system ATP-binding domain-containing protein gives MTTPPTDDAIFQAYTEAIYEVVRDEAPIVLRVGDDVGALLGIDGLDVQTPWAVITAYNPASRLRSAAENARAHAALADLLHQKSLPHLPTRARDPRGEWPVEDGFLIFPIEADDARKIARRFAQHAALIGRGPGPAELLDCRVTPDSRLPPRVVEAMRLGVVPDESVDAYTVGRDAELNLIDDDLSALAHGAGNLRVLLADYGAGKTHLLEVIARRALAQNYLVARVVLDAEGAAPSHPGRVYRGLIDQLTYPERPDAPRQGLTPLFERALQSSAARTRFELPAPPERPSVTSERPSVTSERPSVTSERPSVTSERPSVTRESHRPEPSPHLYLSAALTHFERLSVDAHPELRDRLMRWIEGQPVGRNRDLDQALRKLQGKHRTIYSLKDYRPWARIYAYLLSGIDTLARDAGYQGLVLLFDEAERFALLSSENRSHAENLFKAMAAASVGADAAPFERDDLSGGGLGVLQTLPARYHSRHGLLAIFAMTPDDQGVDVLRQAAPKEAFIDLNLLDGDDFEKLASQVLRLYRDAHEEPLPTALDTLLPRIVSGLHRHGLLNTPRQSMKFIVELLDIARRRPAQLREAVSELQGLLNT, from the coding sequence ATGACCACTCCCCCCACAGACGACGCCATCTTTCAGGCTTATACCGAGGCGATCTACGAGGTCGTACGCGACGAGGCGCCCATCGTGTTACGAGTCGGCGACGATGTCGGCGCCTTGTTGGGTATAGATGGGCTCGATGTCCAGACGCCGTGGGCTGTGATCACCGCATACAACCCCGCCTCCCGGCTGCGTTCCGCTGCCGAGAACGCCCGAGCTCACGCCGCACTGGCCGACCTTCTGCATCAGAAGAGCCTTCCCCACCTTCCCACCCGGGCCCGTGATCCCCGCGGCGAGTGGCCGGTTGAGGATGGCTTTTTAATCTTCCCCATCGAGGCCGATGACGCCCGGAAGATCGCACGCCGCTTTGCCCAACATGCCGCCCTCATCGGTCGCGGCCCGGGGCCGGCCGAACTCCTCGACTGCCGGGTTACGCCTGACTCCCGGCTGCCCCCCCGCGTTGTCGAAGCGATGCGTCTGGGTGTGGTGCCCGACGAGTCCGTCGACGCTTACACTGTGGGCCGCGACGCCGAGCTCAACCTTATCGACGATGACTTAAGCGCTCTGGCCCACGGCGCGGGCAACCTTCGGGTGCTTCTGGCCGACTACGGTGCCGGCAAAACACATCTTCTCGAAGTCATCGCGCGCCGCGCTCTGGCCCAGAACTACCTGGTGGCCCGTGTGGTGCTCGACGCCGAGGGGGCCGCTCCCAGCCACCCGGGCCGTGTCTACCGGGGGCTTATCGACCAGCTCACCTACCCGGAGCGCCCCGACGCCCCCCGCCAGGGGCTCACCCCTCTCTTTGAGCGCGCGCTTCAAAGCTCCGCGGCCCGCACCCGCTTCGAACTTCCCGCCCCGCCAGAACGACCCTCGGTCACCTCAGAACGACCCTCGGTCACCTCAGAACGACCCTCGGTCACCTCAGAACGACCCTCGGTCACCTCAGAACGACCCTCGGTCACCCGTGAGAGTCATCGCCCGGAACCCTCTCCCCATCTGTATCTGAGCGCCGCCCTCACTCATTTTGAACGACTTTCGGTCGACGCTCACCCCGAGCTTCGCGACCGCCTGATGCGCTGGATCGAGGGTCAGCCCGTCGGCCGAAACCGCGACCTGGACCAGGCACTTCGCAAACTTCAGGGCAAACATCGCACCATCTACAGCCTCAAAGATTACCGCCCCTGGGCGCGCATCTACGCCTACCTCCTGAGCGGCATCGACACCCTGGCCCGCGACGCCGGCTACCAGGGGCTGGTGCTGCTCTTCGATGAAGCGGAGCGCTTTGCACTTCTCTCCAGCGAGAACCGCTCCCACGCCGAGAACCTTTTTAAGGCGATGGCGGCAGCCAGCGTTGGTGCCGACGCCGCCCCCTTTGAGCGCGACGACCTCTCCGGCGGTGGGCTGGGCGTCTTACAGACCCTCCCGGCTCGCTACCACAGCCGCCACGGCCTGCTGGCGATCTTTGCGATGACCCCCGATGATCAGGGCGTTGACGTGCTGCGCCAGGCCGCCCCCAAAGAGGCCTTTATCGACCTGAACCTGCTCGACGGCGATGACTTCGAAAAACTCGCAAGCCAGGTGCTGCGCCTGTACCGCGATGCCCACGAAGAGCCCCTTCCCACCGCCCTCGACACGCTTCTTCCCCGCATCGTCAGCGGACTTCATCGCCACGGGCTTCTCAACACCCCGCGCCAGTCCATGAAGTTTATTGTCGAGCTCCTCGACATCGCGCGCCGTCGACCCGCGCAGCTTCGCGAGGCTGTAAGCGAGCTACAGGGTCTGCTCAACACCTGA